In the Candidatus Rokuibacteriota bacterium genome, CGCGCGAGTTCTTCTTTCAATCGCTTCCGTTCGGCAGCGTCTCGAGATTCCGTAAGTCGATTCACGAGCGAAAAGAAACGTTCCTTCTCGGCTTCTTTGGATTGAAGACCGGCTTCGATCAAATCTACGAGCACGCGATTGGCGCTCGTCTTCCTCGTCTTGGCCAGCGCGCGCACACGCTTGGCGATACCGGTCGGGATAGACACGCTTTGACGAACAGATCTTTCTGCTTCAGCCATGTCACTATATTACACCATTGTGCACCAGACTGCACCATTCGAGTGCATACCCCTGGATAGGCCTCGGGGAGGGTGAGGGCGCCAGGAGCATAGGGCCTTGAGATGACGTACCCCCGCTGCCCGGCGATCTGCATCCAGACCTCGCGCTCTCCGCCGCGCTGGTCGGCGACTGATGGATCACTAACCGAAGGTGCTGCCGCAAGTCATTGGGGGGCGACCGATTCGATCTCTTGGTTTTCGCTGCTTGTGGGGTTGCGGGGGCTGGAACCGGGGCCCTTGGGTGAGCGGTCACCGCGTGATTGGGCTCGGCGTCGCGGTTGGGGACGCCCGTCAACCCAAAACCCGACCGTTGGGCTGGAAAACCAAAGGGGCTACGGCGTGAACCGTAACCCCTCGCCAGAACTGGTTGCGGGGGCTGGATTTGAACCAGCGACCTTTGGGTTATGAGTTTCCGCGATATCACCGAAACCATGGAGAAACAAGAAAAACGACGAAACGTGACGCATCCCCTATCTCATCGTCTTTCTTGTCTTCTCATATTGGGCCAGCGTCACACGTTAGCAATCTATTAGCAAAATCCTGGCGCCGGGCCCCTGTTGCGCTGGCGTTCCTCAGTTCGCTCAGAAAACCCAAGACAGCCCAAAACTAGGCCCGCACGCCGCGCGTGGCGAAATTCGCATAATCGCGAGCCCGTGATGTTCTGATCTGCATGCTTCCGGCCACGACTGCAATCACGGCAAGGCCTGCCGAATAAACTGCCCGTTCCAGGTGTAGAGCAGCGTCTTGCTCTCCGTGAGCTTCTTGGCGTCATCGTAATGGTTCCCGGCCAGGTCGGGCTTCACCATGTTATGGAGCAGGTCTCGTGCTGTGTTGATCGCCTGCTCCATGGTGATGCCACCGAGGAGGTCGCGCCCGCTGATCACCATCACGATCCCGAACGCGACTGAGCTATCCGGTTGAGCGTAAATGTACGCCTCTGAGACCTTGAAGGCGTCCATTCCCTCATACCGCTCAGGCGAGTCGGGCGAGTACTCGTAGTAGTGCACGTCGTTCTGCCAGCGATGGGTCGCCATCACCCGCCTCCTTTCAGTGTTTCCTGAGCCGGTCGAGAATCTCGTCAACCTCCCGAAGCAGGCCCGCGTTTATCAGCGCCCGCTGTTCGTTGAAGTTACTGAGAAGGCTGCGCCGTGATCTTGAAAAGTTCTCGAGCCTGGAGCCTTTGGTTCAGGACCGCGATTCTATGGTAGGTTTGTCCGATTTCCCTGGACTGTCTAGGTAATGCCGAGATACTTCCTGCCAAACGAGTAGCCTGCCACGCCTGCGTTGGTAGCATCGGCAGGGCATCGACTCGAAGCTTTCCCTCCTTGGCGAGCTGAGAATCTTCGACTAAGTGCTCCCGGATCGATTCTAGAAGGGCGACATTCGTGCCGATTTCATCCCGGACCAGCCTCATCGCCCGTTCTCGTTCCCTGGTCTCCGTCCTCCAGTCTTTCAAGAGATCCCACCCGATGGCGAGAAGAAATCCGAGAAGCGTCCCAAGCAACGTCGCGAAGACGCCCTGCCAAAAGTCGGCCGTCTAAAGAACCCGATCATAGTCACCAGCCTCTTCGTTCGGAGCTGCCACGAAGGTCTGCCCTACCTCGCGAGATACTCACGTAACCCCGACCTGCCGGAGCGCGCGCCGGACCGCGCGGAAGACCCCGTCGAAGTCCGGCAGCGTCGCCACCTGGGCGGAGAGCCGGGTCCCCCACAGCCGGCGGTAGCGCGGCTCCTTCTTGCGAAGGACTCCCCGAAGGCCTCGGAGGTCTTGCTGCCGCGCTGCCAGCTTGCGGCCGACGGCGTCCATGGCCTGGGCGACGGCCACGTGCCCGTGCTCCATCAGGTGCCAGAGGTCGTAGAGATCCCGGGGCTCGTTCCGGGCCCGGTCGAGGAGAGCCACCACCTTCTCCGCCGCGATCTCCGGGAGCGAGTAGGCCCTGATCCTCGCATCCTCGGGCAGGTCGTCGTATTCGGGATAGCCCCGCAGGACGGGGCGCTGCTCGATCCGGAAGACCACTTCCTCCCGGATCGTGATATCCACCTTGACCTCTTTGCCAGCAGGGCCGCCCGGCAGCGGGCCTTCATAGCCCAGGTAGAAGGTATAGCTGTTCGCATGCGGATGGCGATCTTCCCTCGCGTACCTCAAGATCACTCCGGATGCCCGGTGGGCAACCGCGAAGGGCTCTTCCAGCTCCCTTTGGATCGTTTCAAACCCGAGAGGCTCGACCAGCGTGAAGTCCAGGTCCTCGGAGAAGCGGTAGTCGGGAAAGTAACACTTCTTGAGGGCGGTCCCGCCCTTGAACGCGAGGCGCTCGCGGAGAGGGCTCCGGGATAGCCCCACCAGGAACCAAGAGAGGCAGTAGTCCCGCTCGAGGACGGCCTCAGGGATGCGTCGCCCACCGGCCCGGGCCAGGCGGTTCGAGAGAAGAGAGAGATTGCGCTGCGGGATCACGGGATCAGGCCGCGGGGACGGCGCGAAGCTCGTCCGGGCTGACGTTCAGGCGCAATCTCCACCGGCGGAGATACTTCCCTTCCCGCGGGAGCACCGGGTCGAGAAGAACGTACGCGGAGCCAAGGCGGCGTTGGAGCACCCTGAGCGCCTCGGGCGTCGCCATCCCGTAGAGCTCGAGCAGAAAGCCAAGCCGTCCGACGACTGCTCCCACGTCGAGGCGGAGCGCATACTCCACAAGCGCGGAGACCTGGATCTTCTCTCGCTGGATCCAGAGCCCCTTCGCCACCTCGGTCAGCCCACCGCAGTACTCTGGATGCCGGAGCCCGTCGATCACCGTGCGGTCGATATCGCTTACCTGGACCGTCTCCTGCTTAGTGACCCAGTGTGGCTCGATCCCGAACAGGTCTCGTCGCTTGCAGTGGACAAATCGGAACTCGGTCCCGCCGATCATCCGGGATCGGATCAGCTTGGGCGTACGTACGTAAACCACCAGCCGCGGCTGGGTGACCATCTGGTGGATCTCCATGGCCGTGCCGTGGGAGAGGTAGTAGGCGGCACCGCCTGCGAGGGCCCGCGCCACGAGCAGCGGATCCCCCAGGTACTCGCGCTCCCGCCCCAGCTCGAAGGGGACCAGCACGAAGAGGCCAGGCTTGAGGCGTGCGGCGACACCCCGGTCGACCAGCTTCCGGGCGAAGCTCCGGGCGGAGGCCTCCCCGAGCCCTGTGATGGCCGCCACGTCCTCGACGGTAAAAAGGGTCCGGTTGCGCTCGTGGAGCGCCGTAACCAGCATGGCGGCCCGGCGCCCCAGGGTCTTCAGGATAGCGGTGCCTTTCTTGCGCAATTCGTGCCCTCGTAGGGCACATTCTGCACCATAAATATAATCAAATCAAGCCTTTGTTATATCATTGAATCAATTCGTGCCCTTTGAAGGCACGATTTGCAACAACAATATTACAACCTTGGGCAGGAGCAGCTTGCTCCCTGAAGCCCGGCGGGGCACCGGGTTGAGCTAGAAGTCTCCGACCTCGTGGCCAAGCGCGGCCGGATAGTATGGCAGCACCTCCTGAACGGCTGCCGCGCCGGGATTGACGCGGCGCCTGCGAGCACCGGCCCGCAGGCGAGGCCGAGGGACCGCCCCATGTCCGTTTTAAGATCAAAGAGGAGGAAAAACCCGGCCGCTGCTCCACCTATGGTTTGCCTGATAAGTCAAGAAGTGACTGCGCGTTTCGGTCCATCGTGATCACTCGGATCAGCGCATCATGATCACCCAGATCAGTTGATCATGATCACCGGGATCGGTGTCGTGATCACCGAGATCGGTCATCGTGATCACCCGCCGGGTGGGGCATCCTGTCCCGGGAGGGTGGCCCGGAGATAGCGACGCAGGGCGGTCGGAGGCGCCAGCCTCCCAGAAAGGGAGGCAATGGCGACCGAGCGACTGTCCATGCGACACACCCGAGAGATCCTGCGGCAGAAGTGGGCCCTGGGGCGGAGCCACCGGGAGGTGGCCCGCAGCCTGGGGATCAGCAACGGCGCCGTGGGCACCACCGTGCTCCGGGCCCGGGCCGCCGGGCTGGATTGGGCCCAGGTCCAGGCGCTCGCTGACGACGCGCTGGAGGCCCGGCTGTACGGCCAGCCGGAGGCGGCGGGCACGCGGCATCGGCCCCAGCCGGACTGCGTCTCTCTGCACGCCGAGCGGCGCAAGCCCGGCGTGACCCTGGAGCTCCTCCCCCTCGAGTACCTCGAGCAGCACCCCGACGGGTACCGCTACACCCGGTTCTGCGACATCTACCGACGCTGGCTCCAGCGCCGGGGCCTGTCCATGCGGCAGGTCCACCGCGCCGGGGAGAAGTGCTTCGTCGATTACGCCGGGAAGAAGCCCCGACTCATCGACCCGACCCATGGTGAGGTGATCGAGGTCGAACTCTTTGTGGCGGTCCTCGGCGCCTCCAACTACACCTACGCCGAGGCGACCCGCACCCAGCAGGTCCCTGACTGGATCGCCAGCCACCAGCGCACCTTCGCCTTCTTCGGCGGGGTCACCGCCGCCGTGGTCCCGGACCAGCTGAAGAGTGGCGTCGTCCGCCCGTGCCCCTACGAGCCGGGTCTGCAGCGCACCTATGAGGAGTTCGCCCAGCACTACGGCACCGTGATCCTGCCGGCCCGGCCGGCGAAGCCCCGGGACAAGGCGAAAATCGAAGTGGCCGTGCAAGTCGCCGAGCGGTGGATCCTCGCCCGCCTCCGCCACGAGCAGTTCTTCGCCTTGCGCGCGCTCAACGCCCGGATCGCTGAGTGGCTCCACGAACTCAATGACCGCCCGATGCGGCTCTACCAGGCAAGCCGGCGGGAGCTGTTCGAGCGGCTGGACCGCCCCGCGCTGCGGCCGCTGCCCGCCGAGCCGTTCGTCTACGCGGAGTGGAAGACCGCCCGGGTCAACATCGACTACCACGTCGAGATCCGTCGGCACTACTACTCGGTCCCCTTTCCCCTCGTCCACGAGGTGGTCGATGTCCGGGTAACCGCGACGACGGTCGAGTGTTTTCCCACACGGGGCAGCGCGTGGCCGCCCATGTCCGCGACGACACCCCCGGGCGCCACACCACCTGCCCCGAGCACATGCCCCGCGCGCATCAGCACCACCTCGAGTGGACCCCCTCCCGCCTGACGGAGTGGGCCGGCCGGATCGGGCGCCAGACCCAGGCGCTCGTCGAGGCGATCCTGGCCGATCGGCCGCATCCCGAGCAGGGCTACCGCTCCTGTCTGGGGCTCATGCGGCTCGGCCGGCGCTACGGCGAGGCCCGCCTGGAGGCCGCCTCGGGGCGAGCGCTGGCCGCCGGCGCCCGCTCCTACCGGCATGTCGACTCGATCCTCAAGCACGGCCTGGAGCGGCTCCCGCTCCCTGAGGCCGCGCCGTCCTCCAGCCGCCCGACCCCGGTGCACGAGCACGTGCGCGGCCGGGAGTACTACCAAGACCGGCCGGCGGGGGGGAGGGCGTCGAGGCGTCGACCACCGCCGGGCCGGGTCCCCAAGCCCAGTAGAGGGGGTACTGGAATATGGCCGCCCTCATCGAACGCGCTCCTGGAGGCGCCCAGGCCCTCGCCCCCAACGCGCCGACCCGCAGAAATCGGCGCTTCGACCCTCGGGCGCACCTCCCGCGCGCCGCGGGGTCCACCGCCCGACACGCCCTGGCGCCCTCAGGCGAGGGCCCCCGGGTCCCCAATCGGCTCATCCGGAAGGAGGCGACGATGCTCAACAGCCAAACCCTCGAGCAACTCCAGGCCCTCAAGCTCACGGCCCTGGCGGCGGCCTGGACCGCCCAGCAGCAGGACGCCGAGCTGTCGGCCCTCAGCTTCGACGAACGCTTCGCCTTGCTCGTCGACGCCGAGTGGCGCGCGCGGGAGAACAAGCGCCTCACCCGGGCTCTCCAAGAGGCGAAGCTCAAGCTGCCCCTCGCGTGCATCGAAGCCATTGACTACCCGGCCAGGCGGGAACTCGACAAGGCCCTCATCCGGCAGCTCGCCAGCTGCCGCTGGGTGGAGGAGCACCAGCAGGTCTTGATCTGCGGGGCCACCGGTGTGGGCAAGACCTTTCTCACCTGCGCCCTGGCGAATCAGACCTGTCGCAAGGGCTACCGCGCCCGCTACTGGCGGGCCTCCCGCCTCTACCACGCCTGCGCCCTGGCCCGGGCCGACGGCACCTATGTCCGGCTCCTCGGCCAGCTCGCCCGCGTCGAGGTCCTGGTCCTCGACGACTGGGGGCTCGTCCCGCTCGGGGAGGCCGAGCGCCGCGATGTCCTGGAGATCCTCGAGGACCGCTCCGGCACCCGCTCCACCATCGTCACCAGCCAGCTCCCCCCGGCGCAGTGGCATGACTATGTGGGGGACCCGACCCTGGCCGACGCCATCTGCGATCGACTGCTTCACAACGCCCACCGGATCGTGCTAAAAGGACCCTCACGGAGAAAGGAGGGGAAGCTCGAGAGTTAGCCACCGACTGCCCAGCGTCGCTTCGCTCCGATCATGATGCCCGATCCAAGTGATCACGATGGAGCGATCTGGGTGATCACGATCGCCGAAATACGCAATGCGCCCATAGATGTGCTCGCCAGCGGCCAAAACCCGTCCCAGATTGCCGAGGGGTTTTCCGCCAGTGGTTCGCGAGGGGCGTTGGGGGGTCGGGGATTGCAAGGATCGCGTTCGCGGAGGGAAGTGTCCCCGGACCTGGGATTCAGGGGAAACTAACTAACCGGCACCAAAACCGGCACCGGCCTTCTCCCCGCGCTGATCGGCTCCGTGTAAGTGCCAGAAAGAACGGGTGGGCAGGAACGGGATTGAACCGCCGACAGTCCTGTGCTCTCTAGCGGTCACAACGCATTCAGGACAACGCGCGCAGGCCCGTCACGCCAGCGCTCCCACCACTACGAGCGATCAGAAGAAGGTCTCCACAGTCCGCCCGATCCGGGCCCCGCGAGCGCTCGGAGCGTGTTCCCGTTGGTGTGCCCGAGAATGTGCCCGCGAGGGCCTGAAACTCACCCAAAACCGGCCCCCGCGAGCCAAGGAGCCAACGAAAAACCCCTCGGCAAGTTGGCCACTTCCCGAGGGGCGTCAGTTCGCAAGAAGGCTTATGAGACCAGTCCCCCTTCTGGGACGCGAACCCTTGCTCACGGAGCCAGGGCTGTCCGCGCGTCCTGACCTTTGGGAACGTCTGGAGCCCTTCACCTGTCTGAAATTTTGCACATCCCCTCGGCAGCTCCGTTGGCCGTATGCTTGGGGCAGTCCGGCGCCGGCAGCGACCTCTCTATCAATGCCGAGGGTGCGGACGCTGGGGGAAGGGCGGATGGGGTTCCTCTACAAGCAGAAGTCGCGAGACGGTAAACCCGGGCAGATCTGGTGGGTGAAGTACTACCGGGACGGTCGGCCGATCCGCGAAAGCACGGGGACTGCGAATGAGATCCTTGCCCCCCGGTTCTTGAAGGAGCGCGAAGGCCGGGTCGCGACGGGACAGCCGATCCTCCCACGGGCCGACCGGATTCGGTCGACGAGGTGGCCGAGGATCTTCGCCGCCACTACCAGACGACGGGGGCTCGTGACGTGGACGAGGCGGACTTCCGGCTTACGCACCTCCGGGCGTTCTTCTCCGCCCGGAAAGTTGCGGGACTTGGCCCGGCCGACGTCACCACGTATGCCCTGAAGCGCCAAGCCGAGGGCGCCTCCAACGTCACCATCAACCGGGAACTGGCGATCCTGAACCGCATGCTGAGGCTCGCCTACGAGAACGGAAAACTCCTGCGCCTGCCCCTGATCCGCCAGCTCAAGGAGCACGGGCCCCGGCAGGGATTCTTCGAGGCGGAGGACTTCCAGGCCGTGCGGCGACGTCTGCCCCCAGACCTTCAGGTCGCGGTGAGCCTCGCGTACACCTTCGGCTGGCGGATGCAGAGCGAGGTGTTGGCGCTCGAGCGGCGCCAGCTGGACCTCGAGGCCGGGACCCTCCGCCTCGAGCCGGGGACAACGAAGAATGATGAAGGACGCTTGGTCTACCTGACCCCGGAGTTGAGGGCCCTCCTCGTCGCCCAGGTGGAGCGCGTCCGCGCCCTCGAGCGGCAGACCGGCAGGATCATCCCTTACCTCTTCCCCCACCTTCGGGGGCGACGTCGAGGGACACGCATTCAGGATTTCAAGCGGCGCTGGCACACGGCCTGTAAGAAAGCCAGCCTGGTGGGGAAACTCCGCCACGACTTCCGTCGAACGGCCGTGCGGAACATGGTCAACGCCGGGATTCCCGAGCGGGTCGCGATGACCATCAGCGGGCACAAGACCCGTTCCGTCTTCGACCGCTACCACATCGTGAGCCCCGGGGATCTCCGGGAAGCGGCCCAGAAGCTCACGGGCATGACGGCGGGCATAACGCCGGGCCGGATACCCCGGGGGGGTCTCGGAAAGCCTCGGAAGAATTCAGCGATGCGGCCGGCGCCGAGCCGGTGACCACTGCCGAGGTGAGCCAGTGGCCCTCCTCATCTAACCCTTTGATTTTTGGAGAGATTCGGCCTTATCCCGCCGCCGGGGAGACAGGTCTTTATTCCAATTGACAAGTAAAATGACGCGTCTTATGCTAAGCGCATGGAATTCGAGTTCCTTCCCTGGGTCACCGGAGGTCCTTCGTGCGAAGCGTTCGCATCGCGTCGGGTGGGCAACCGAGTGAGGTCTTCCGCGTCGTGCCCCGCTCCAGACCTGACCTTCTCAGGTCATTCGCCGATGTCGGTCGTTTCCACGTCTTGCCGGATCCACCGACCTCGTATCTCTCACTCAGACCGCACACGGCCATCTTCGAGGCCTCCCAGGGCATCCGTGAAGTCACCGGCGAGGGCTTCCGCCTGCTTCGAGTGGCTGTTCGGCTCACCGAGGGCATCAACCTGTGCGAGGAGGGGGAACGCAGCGTGATCGGACTGACGGAGGAGGAGATTCTCGGGCCTAAAATTCTCGGGGACCCAACCCATCAAGCCCGGCTCTTGGTGGCCAGGGCCGCCCGGGCGGTCGGGGCCCAAGGGATTTGGTACCCCTCGCGCATGGATCGCCCTGACGGCGTGAACCTCGTGCTTTTCCTCGAAAATGCCTCTGTGGGGCGCCTGGAGCATGGGGCGGTCCTGGAGATTCTTGGCGAGGATGGGGACCCACAACGTTCTCGCCTTTCCGTCGTTCTCGACGAGATCAGAGCCACGCGAGGGCCGAACTGGGTTGAAACGGTCCGGCGCAACGCCTACCGGCCATGACATCGATCAGTGCGAGGGGCGTATGGGCACGACGTCAAAGGTTCTAGATCGTTTGCAGCATGTTGCGGGAGACTTGAAAAAGCTGCGCGAGCAGCATGCAACTCCGGGTCCTCTAGGAGCCGAAGTGCCTCGCGCAAAGGTTCGGGATCTTTCCACAAAGGAGCTTGTGCAACTCAGAAGGCAACTTGCGCTCAGCCAGCAGCAGCTTGCGCAATGGTTGAATGTGAGTCTCGTGAGTGTTTCCCGGTGGGAGCGTGGCCATGGGCAGCCCTCGCCCCGCGAAGCGCGAACGCTCGCGCGGCTCGCCGAACTCGTCGCCGCAGTAGGCGATCGGCTCACTCCTAAGGAAATGACGCGCTTTTTCGGCGAGCCTCACGAAGACCTTTACAATGATCGCCCTGTTGACGTGCTCTCTAATGAGATTGGCTATCGTGCAGTACGACATCTGCTCGAACGCCTACTTAACGCTGAGTACGCTTAAGGCGAAGCAGAGGCCAGCACTCTCCAGTATTTCCGGCCTTTTTGTCCGGCACAGCCCTAAATCACCGTGTTCCACGGAATCTTACTTCGGTGCCGACGACCTCACCTAGGATGTAGACACTACGCAGCGGGCGCGCCACCTGTGACCCCGGCGGAGGAAGCCGTGGGGACAAGTCCAACCCGGGGTTCACGCCCAGCGTGCTCCAGTTCGATGCCCGTGCTCGGCCGCTCGCGGGCATAACGACGGGCATAACAGAGGGGGCGGGCTCGGTGGCCCGCCCCGCAAGTATTTGATTTCCATGGTGGACGATACTGGACTTGAACCAGTGACCTCTGGCATGTGAGGCCAGCGCTCTGCCAACTGAGCTAATCGTCCGTGTCTGGAAAGTTACACACTTAGGGGACGGCTGTCAACCGGGACCCCCGAGTGTACCCCAAAAGTGTACCCCATCATCTTGCGGGCGGCCTCCTGCAGGTCCCCGGGGCTGACGATGTGGTAGCGGTCGAAGACGGCGCGCGTCTTGTGGCCCGTGATCGTCATGGCCACGCGCTCGGGGATCCCGGCGTTGACCATGTTCCTGACGGCGGTGCGGCGGCAGTCATGGCGGAGCATCCCCGGGACGCCCGCGGCCTTGCAGGCCGTCGCCCACGCGCGGCGGAAGTCACGGATCTGCCGCCCGACGTACGGGCCCCGCAGATGCGGGAAGAGAAACGGGATGATGCGGCCAAGACGGCGCTCCTGGGCTCGCACCCGCTCAACCTGGGCGGCGAGCTCCGCCTTGAGGTCGGCCGGGAGGTACACCACTCGCCCGTCGGCGTTCTTGGTCGTGCCGGGGTCTAGCCGAAGCGTCCCCGCCTCCAGGTCGAAGTGGCGCCGCTCGAGCATCAGGACCTCGCTCTGCATCCGCCAGCCGAAGGCATAGGCGATCCCAAGGGCGACTTGAAGATCGCCGGGGAGATGCCTGCACACTGCCTCGTACTGGTCGCGCTCGAAGAATCCTTGCCGCGGGGCGGCCTCCTTGAGCTTGCGGAGGACAGGCAGCCGCGTGAGCTTCTGGTTCTCGTAGGCCAGCCGGAGCATCCGGTTGAGCACCGCCAGTTCCCGGTTGATCGTGCCGTTGGCGGCTTCCTTGGCCTGTCGCTTCAGGACGTACCGGGTCACGTCGGCAGCGGTGAGCATCGCGATCCGCCGCCCTCTGAAGAATCGGCCGAGGTGTGCGAGTCGGTACCCGGCCTCCGCGAGGCTCCGGTCGCCGTTGGCCGCGTAGTAGTCTCGGAGATCCTGGGCGACCTCATCGTACTTGATGCGGTCTACCCGAGGGAGAACTGGCTCCCCTTTAGCGACCGCGGCGAGGCGTTGTTGGAGCACCCGGCGGGCTTCGGCCTCGTTCTTTGTTCCAGTACTCTCGCACCGCGGGCGACCGTGGACGTAGTACTTCATCCACCAGACCCGCCCCCGAGTGCCATTCGGGAGTTTCCGGTGAAAGAGATGGCCGCTCCCAGGTTTGGCGCGGCCAGCAGGGGCCGATAGACTCGTCTTGCTCATCCGGTTCTCCTCCTTTCTACGGAGAGTTCGCGGTTGACCATACCGTTCTGTACTTGAGCCGCCGAATGCGTCCGAGCTTTCCGCTTCCCCACTACGTCTCCCTCGCTTACAGTTCCGGCCGTGGCTCCTCTCCGCATTCTGCGCGCCAGTACGTAACCAACGTATGGCCGGATGCGTGGGGAGGTCAATTGTATCCATTTGAAGACAGTCGCGGAGCCCGCCGGGGGTGAGAGCCGAACCGTGGGAGTGGCTCATCAAGGCCCCGACTTGGCCTGGGCGACCTTTTCTGAAGCTGGAGATGGCGGGGGCGGGAGGCCAGAACATCCTGATGTTCGGATCAGTTACGAACCAAGGGGATATCTACTCGTAGTCCCAATGGGAATCCATTGATTTCACGGTATTCCTTGGTAGAGTCTCTGCTAATGCTAACGCTGTCGCGGCCGGATGTGGGCGGGCAGGGCGAAAACTCCGAAGGCCAACGATGAGACGACTGACCTATGTGACCGATCCGCATCACCTGGAGGGTGCGGAGGAGGACCCCTTAATCCCCGGCCCAGGCCGGCGGATGGCGCGGTTCATCCGCAGCCTCGTCGAGTTCGGGAGCGCCATTCCCCCCGGTGCCACCGGGATCTCCGGGGTCAACTGCCGGCGCCGGCCCGGGCGGAGACCGTGCGCGGGATCCATTGTCGTCGCCCGCCGGGTCGAGCCGCCCGAGCTTCACTGGGAATGTCCCCAGTGCAGGGACCATGGGGTAATCCATTCCTGGCAGGGGTGCCGCTGGGATCGTTCCCGCTCGACCTGACAAGGGACGCGGCCTGCCACCGATCGGCGGGCGAGTCGCTCGCGTCCCGCCCCAAACAGCTGCGTGTTTTCAGATTGAGAGTGCGCTAGACCCGGATTCTACCCACTGGGGCGGAGTTCGGGTAACTTCGGAAACTCCTCGCCAGATCAGGCTTTGCGGGCCTCAGTCCTTTTGGCTGGATTCGGGGGAGTTCGGCCGGTTTTGGCTCCCGCTGGCTACTCCCTGGCTACCCGGTGGGGCCACCTCTTTCCGGCCCTCCCCTCTCCGTCGCCTGGAACCAGGTCTCACATTCGCCCCCTGACCGCAGCGGCATTCAGGCGTTGACGAGTTCTCGCAGCTCTTGCCCCACCTTGAAGAGCGGGACGCGCTTGGCGGGCACGCTGACCATGGTCCCGGTTTTCGGGTTCCGTCCCCTGCGAGCCCTGCGCTGACGGATCCTGAAGTTCCCGAAACCCCGGAGCTCGACCTTGTCGCCCCGAGCCAACGCTTCGGTGATGCTGTCAAAGACCGTCTCGACGATCGTCTCGCTTTCCCTTTTGGTCAGTTTACATACCTTCGACAGTTCGTCGATCAGGTCAGCCTTCGTCATGATCCAGCTCTCGCGCGCACAACGGGGTCCGGCCGGACGTTGCCCCCTCTCCGTGCCACTGGCTCAAAAGTGAGCAAGGTGCTCTTCAGCTCGGTTCAGCAGGGCCTCCCTCCTTTCACCCACAGGGTTTTCCACCGACCGCCCAAGAAGCCTGGGGATAAGGTCCTGGACCCCGCTCATGTGGTTTTCGCGTCATAGAACCAAGCGTCCAACCCTTCGTCCAAGTACACAAGACCCTCTCCTCTTCGACACGAACTCTGAACCACCGGAGCCGGTTCCCTCCCTCGGCGGCCTCGCTGACCCAGCGATCCAGGACCGTCAGTTCTGCCCACCCACTGCCCGTCCAGAAACGACGTGGCGTCTCCTCTCCGCGGCCACCGGCATAGCACTCGACCCGCACGGGCTCGTCATCCCGCATCATGGCGCCGGCGCCCGATAGGCCTTACCTCATCCGTTGCAAGAGTCTGTTGACGCTCTTCAGGTCAAAGGCTTCCGGGTGGAAGCTCCCACCGACCCACGTGAGCATGGCCTGATGCTCCTCGTGCGTGGGGTCACCGATCGCCTGAAGAAAGCTCTCGTACCGTGGGACGCCACCGCAATCCTCTGGCGGACAGGCTCGTGCACCGGCCAGACAGACCGGGAGGTCTCCGGCGCCTTCCGGCCGCGTCAGGATCTTCTCGACCACCACCAGGTGCTCCCAGCTGTCTTCAAAGTCGTACTCATAGAGGAACGAGTCGTTCACCCCGGGGGCGACCTCGAACAGCCGGACGCTCCGCTCGTCCCGAACGTCCCTCTCGTCGTACTCGGGATCTGGCTCACCGTAGCGGGTGTCTCCCACCCTGA is a window encoding:
- a CDS encoding nucleotidyl transferase AbiEii/AbiGii toxin family protein gives rise to the protein MIPQRNLSLLSNRLARAGGRRIPEAVLERDYCLSWFLVGLSRSPLRERLAFKGGTALKKCYFPDYRFSEDLDFTLVEPLGFETIQRELEEPFAVAHRASGVILRYAREDRHPHANSYTFYLGYEGPLPGGPAGKEVKVDITIREEVVFRIEQRPVLRGYPEYDDLPEDARIRAYSLPEIAAEKVVALLDRARNEPRDLYDLWHLMEHGHVAVAQAMDAVGRKLAARQQDLRGLRGVLRKKEPRYRRLWGTRLSAQVATLPDFDGVFRAVRRALRQVGVT
- a CDS encoding transcriptional regulator; its protein translation is MLVTALHERNRTLFTVEDVAAITGLGEASARSFARKLVDRGVAARLKPGLFVLVPFELGREREYLGDPLLVARALAGGAAYYLSHGTAMEIHQMVTQPRLVVYVRTPKLIRSRMIGGTEFRFVHCKRRDLFGIEPHWVTKQETVQVSDIDRTVIDGLRHPEYCGGLTEVAKGLWIQREKIQVSALVEYALRLDVGAVVGRLGFLLELYGMATPEALRVLQRRLGSAYVLLDPVLPREGKYLRRWRLRLNVSPDELRAVPAA
- a CDS encoding ATP-binding protein, which gives rise to MLNSQTLEQLQALKLTALAAAWTAQQQDAELSALSFDERFALLVDAEWRARENKRLTRALQEAKLKLPLACIEAIDYPARRELDKALIRQLASCRWVEEHQQVLICGATGVGKTFLTCALANQTCRKGYRARYWRASRLYHACALARADGTYVRLLGQLARVEVLVLDDWGLVPLGEAERRDVLEILEDRSGTRSTIVTSQLPPAQWHDYVGDPTLADAICDRLLHNAHRIVLKGPSRRKEGKLES
- a CDS encoding site-specific integrase, translating into MAEDLRRHYQTTGARDVDEADFRLTHLRAFFSARKVAGLGPADVTTYALKRQAEGASNVTINRELAILNRMLRLAYENGKLLRLPLIRQLKEHGPRQGFFEAEDFQAVRRRLPPDLQVAVSLAYTFGWRMQSEVLALERRQLDLEAGTLRLEPGTTKNDEGRLVYLTPELRALLVAQVERVRALERQTGRIIPYLFPHLRGRRRGTRIQDFKRRWHTACKKASLVGKLRHDFRRTAVRNMVNAGIPERVAMTISGHKTRSVFDRYHIVSPGDLREAAQKLTGMTAGITPGRIPRGGLGKPRKNSAMRPAPSR
- a CDS encoding RES domain-containing protein, translating into MRSVRIASGGQPSEVFRVVPRSRPDLLRSFADVGRFHVLPDPPTSYLSLRPHTAIFEASQGIREVTGEGFRLLRVAVRLTEGINLCEEGERSVIGLTEEEILGPKILGDPTHQARLLVARAARAVGAQGIWYPSRMDRPDGVNLVLFLENASVGRLEHGAVLEILGEDGDPQRSRLSVVLDEIRATRGPNWVETVRRNAYRP
- a CDS encoding helix-turn-helix domain-containing protein; the encoded protein is MGTTSKVLDRLQHVAGDLKKLREQHATPGPLGAEVPRAKVRDLSTKELVQLRRQLALSQQQLAQWLNVSLVSVSRWERGHGQPSPREARTLARLAELVAAVGDRLTPKEMTRFFGEPHEDLYNDRPVDVLSNEIGYRAVRHLLERLLNAEYA
- a CDS encoding tyrosine-type recombinase/integrase is translated as MSKTSLSAPAGRAKPGSGHLFHRKLPNGTRGRVWWMKYYVHGRPRCESTGTKNEAEARRVLQQRLAAVAKGEPVLPRVDRIKYDEVAQDLRDYYAANGDRSLAEAGYRLAHLGRFFRGRRIAMLTAADVTRYVLKRQAKEAANGTINRELAVLNRMLRLAYENQKLTRLPVLRKLKEAAPRQGFFERDQYEAVCRHLPGDLQVALGIAYAFGWRMQSEVLMLERRHFDLEAGTLRLDPGTTKNADGRVVYLPADLKAELAAQVERVRAQERRLGRIIPFLFPHLRGPYVGRQIRDFRRAWATACKAAGVPGMLRHDCRRTAVRNMVNAGIPERVAMTITGHKTRAVFDRYHIVSPGDLQEAARKMMGYTFGVHSGVPVDSRPLSV